In Microaerobacter geothermalis, the following are encoded in one genomic region:
- a CDS encoding DUF1156 domain-containing protein, whose protein sequence is MEYKKKLIEVALPLEVINRESAREKSIRHGHPSTLHLWWSRKPLATARAVLFASLVDDPSAHPDKFPTEEEQEKERQRLFGIIEELVIWENSNNEEVLNKAREEILKSTGGNLPPFYDPFCGGGSIPLEAQRLGLKAYAGDLNPVAVLITKALIEIPPKFANMPPVNPEARRELSFKTGWKGTSGLAEDVRYYGKWMRDEAFKRIGHLYPKVKLPKEYGGGEATVIAWIWCRTVKCPNPACGAEMPLTSKFWLSSKRGTKAWIEPVVNKNKVEFVVKTGSGTAKDGTVNRSGAKCICCGTPVSFDYIRTEGKAGRLGKRLMAIVSEGERRRYYLPPNQEHENLSNINNQLDYPDADLPYNPRDFKTPNYGLTKFSDLFTNRQLTALTTFSDMISEVKLKVYNDAISAGLPDDQLGINDGDRGAKAYSEAIATYLAFLVDQLANHQSTINSWNSTNSQMRSVFARQAIPMVWDFAESNPFCNSSGSYNNLFERMIKGFSTIPAKKEGNALQVDAAIFSFQDKDKFLISTDPPYYDNIGYADLSDYFYIWLRRSLGNIYPDILSTVLVPKAQELVATPYRFEGDREKAKEFFEQGLYKAFNNMKEIAKEELPVTIYYAFKQSEIESNDEDDDINVSSTGWETMLEGLIKSGFEIVGTWPIRTEKIGRSVEIGTNALASSIVIVCRVKKDSLNMITRREYLNILRKELPAALKKLQQGNIAPVDLAQATIGPGMSVFSRYSKVLEADGTPMTVRTALQIINQELDAYLTAQEGEMDADSRFCVSWYEQFGMNEAPFGEADVLARAKNTSVGRLEEKGVVYSAKGKVRLLKREELDEKWSPVSSSSSYMIWMCTQQLVKTLENEGEIKAAELVHEMRSDVVENSKALAYRLYTIAERKGWTEEAYAYNALVVSWPDIQKKALELAARSYEQQSLF, encoded by the coding sequence ATGGAGTATAAGAAAAAATTAATTGAGGTGGCACTGCCGCTCGAAGTAATCAATCGGGAATCGGCAAGAGAAAAATCAATCAGGCATGGGCATCCTTCCACATTACATCTATGGTGGTCGAGAAAACCGCTTGCCACTGCGAGAGCTGTGCTTTTTGCTTCTCTTGTGGATGACCCTTCGGCTCATCCTGACAAGTTTCCTACGGAAGAAGAACAAGAGAAGGAACGCCAGAGATTGTTTGGTATTATTGAAGAACTGGTGATATGGGAAAACAGCAACAATGAAGAAGTTCTGAATAAAGCAAGAGAGGAAATATTGAAATCTACAGGCGGTAATCTGCCTCCATTTTATGATCCGTTTTGCGGTGGCGGCTCAATCCCACTGGAAGCGCAGCGGTTGGGTTTAAAGGCTTATGCCGGTGATCTTAATCCGGTTGCTGTGTTAATCACCAAAGCGTTGATAGAAATACCGCCGAAATTTGCAAATATGCCCCCCGTGAATCCTGAGGCAAGAAGGGAATTAAGTTTTAAAACGGGGTGGAAAGGAACTTCCGGTCTTGCTGAAGACGTGCGATATTACGGCAAGTGGATGAGGGATGAGGCTTTTAAGCGTATTGGTCATCTTTATCCCAAGGTTAAATTGCCAAAAGAATATGGCGGCGGAGAAGCAACTGTTATAGCTTGGATTTGGTGTAGGACAGTGAAATGTCCAAACCCGGCTTGTGGTGCAGAAATGCCCTTGACGAGCAAATTTTGGTTATCCTCAAAGAGGGGAACAAAAGCCTGGATAGAACCGGTTGTTAATAAAAATAAAGTCGAATTTGTAGTAAAAACAGGAAGTGGCACTGCCAAGGATGGCACGGTAAACCGAAGCGGAGCAAAATGTATATGCTGTGGAACACCCGTTTCTTTTGACTATATACGGACAGAAGGCAAAGCTGGCAGACTTGGCAAACGATTAATGGCAATTGTATCAGAAGGCGAGAGGAGGAGATATTACTTACCGCCAAATCAGGAGCATGAAAATTTAAGTAACATAAATAATCAATTGGATTACCCGGATGCAGATTTGCCCTATAATCCAAGAGATTTTAAAACTCCCAACTATGGATTAACAAAGTTTTCAGATTTATTTACAAACAGACAACTTACAGCATTAACAACTTTCAGTGACATGATTTCCGAAGTAAAGCTGAAAGTATATAATGACGCTATTTCTGCAGGCTTGCCGGATGACCAATTAGGAATTAACGACGGTGATAGAGGTGCAAAAGCGTATTCTGAAGCAATTGCTACTTACCTGGCGTTTTTAGTTGATCAATTGGCAAATCATCAATCAACGATAAATAGTTGGAATTCTACCAACTCACAAATGAGGAGTGTATTTGCAAGGCAAGCTATACCTATGGTTTGGGACTTTGCAGAAAGCAACCCTTTTTGCAATTCTTCCGGTAGTTATAATAATTTATTTGAAAGAATGATAAAAGGCTTTTCAACTATTCCGGCTAAAAAGGAAGGAAATGCTTTACAAGTAGATGCTGCGATATTTTCTTTTCAGGATAAGGATAAGTTTTTGATTTCAACAGATCCGCCTTATTATGATAATATTGGATATGCAGATTTATCCGATTATTTCTATATATGGTTGCGCCGCTCTTTGGGGAATATTTATCCCGATATATTAAGTACGGTACTGGTGCCGAAAGCACAAGAACTAGTTGCAACTCCATATCGTTTTGAAGGAGATAGAGAAAAGGCTAAGGAGTTTTTTGAACAAGGTTTGTACAAAGCTTTTAACAATATGAAAGAAATTGCCAAAGAAGAACTTCCAGTTACAATTTATTATGCTTTTAAGCAAAGTGAAATTGAAAGTAATGATGAAGATGATGATATAAATGTATCATCAACTGGCTGGGAAACAATGCTTGAAGGACTTATAAAATCTGGTTTTGAAATTGTTGGTACTTGGCCTATTAGAACAGAAAAAATAGGACGTTCTGTTGAAATCGGTACAAATGCCCTTGCTTCGTCGATCGTTATTGTATGCCGAGTAAAAAAAGACAGTTTAAATATGATAACAAGACGAGAGTATTTAAATATCTTACGTAAAGAATTACCTGCAGCACTAAAAAAATTACAGCAAGGCAACATTGCTCCTGTTGACCTTGCACAGGCGACTATTGGACCAGGGATGTCCGTATTTTCCCGTTACTCAAAAGTGCTTGAAGCAGACGGTACCCCTATGACAGTCCGTACAGCCTTGCAAATTATCAACCAGGAGTTGGATGCTTACCTTACGGCACAGGAAGGCGAGATGGATGCTGACAGCCGTTTCTGTGTATCATGGTATGAGCAATTCGGGATGAATGAAGCTCCTTTCGGTGAGGCCGATGTTTTAGCCCGTGCTAAAAATACTTCAGTAGGAAGATTGGAGGAAAAAGGCGTAGTTTACTCGGCAAAAGGAAAGGTGAGGCTTCTTAAACGTGAAGAACTGGATGAAAAATGGTCTCCTGTATCGTCTTCGAGCAGCTACATGATTTGGATGTGCACGCAGCAGCTGGTTAAAACCCTGGAAAACGAAGGAGAGATTAAGGCCGCAGAACTTGTTCATGAAATGCGCAGCGATGTTGTCGAAAATTCTAAGGCGTTAGCATACAGGCTTTATACTATAGCAGAGAGAAAGGGCTGGACTGAAGAAGCCTATGCATACAATGCTTTGGTTGTCTCATGGCCGGATATACAGAAAAAAGCGTTGGAACTTGCTGCAAGGTCATATGAGCAGCAATCACTTTTTTAG